One Bacteroidales bacterium DNA segment encodes these proteins:
- a CDS encoding ATP-dependent Clp protease adaptor ClpS, with protein MTKEKHSPTFDSDELVEENKSLILFNDDFNTFDFVIRSLIDVCNHDDLQAEQCAFIVHYKGKCVVKSDSFPVLKPMFDELSRRDLTVSID; from the coding sequence GTGACTAAAGAAAAACATAGCCCCACTTTTGACAGCGATGAACTTGTAGAAGAGAATAAATCTCTAATTTTGTTCAACGATGATTTTAATACTTTCGATTTTGTTATAAGGTCTTTAATTGATGTATGTAATCACGATGACTTACAAGCGGAACAATGTGCTTTTATTGTTCATTACAAAGGTAAATGTGTTGTTAAATCCGATTCTTTTCCCGTTTTAAAACCAATGTTTGACGAACTTTCTCGCCGCGATTTAACAGTTAGTATTGATTAA
- a CDS encoding NfeD family protein translates to MPWIIILLLIALGIIFLLLELLVVPGTTFIGIIGFISLALGVYQTFVIYGISWGVFALIATSIVSVLMLILSLRSKTWKKAMLSTSIKSKVNQDSKKISIGDEGITISRLTPMGKARFGNNFIEVSTFGDFLDPEMSIRIIEIKNNKIFVEPIEEG, encoded by the coding sequence ATGCCCTGGATAATTATTTTACTCTTAATTGCATTAGGAATTATTTTCTTACTTCTTGAACTTTTGGTAGTTCCCGGTACAACTTTTATTGGAATAATTGGGTTTATATCTCTTGCATTAGGTGTTTATCAAACATTTGTAATCTACGGTATAAGTTGGGGTGTTTTTGCTTTAATAGCAACATCTATTGTTAGTGTGCTTATGCTAATTTTAAGCTTACGTTCTAAAACTTGGAAAAAAGCAATGCTTTCTACAAGTATTAAATCAAAGGTGAACCAAGACAGTAAAAAAATTAGTATCGGTGATGAAGGAATTACTATTTCGCGTCTGACACCAATGGGAAAAGCACGTTTTGGTAATAATTTTATAGAGGTTTCCACTTTTGGCGATTTTTTAGATCCTGAAATGAGTATTCGTATTATTGAAATAAAAAATAATAAAATTTTTGTTGAACCCATAGAGGAGGGATAA